A genomic window from Mesorhizobium sp. 131-2-1 includes:
- a CDS encoding ABC transporter permease, with the protein MTETVIKSRRRVQLRATKDFLGRLFERGGAWVGVVALTFFLLMAVAPGLLVGPLETAASASGDFLTSPDSQHLLGTDEVGRDVLNLVIHGARISLTIALIATVISLFVGSAVGITSGYFGGSLDSWLMRMTDFFFIVPPFVLALVIAPVFVEVVGRGHEILGFRTSLFVVVVVIGLTSWSFIARVIRSQTLSLRERPFVDRAKVAGSSNFGIMVRHILPNLVPQLAANGALVVANAIYIETSLSFIGLGDPLQPSWGTLLALAQRSGAASAGAWWYLGAPGVCVLTVALGFVLLGNALDDTFNPRRRVIP; encoded by the coding sequence ATGACTGAAACAGTCATTAAGTCTCGACGGCGTGTCCAACTGCGAGCGACAAAAGATTTCCTGGGAAGGTTGTTCGAACGGGGCGGGGCCTGGGTTGGCGTAGTCGCATTGACTTTCTTTCTCCTGATGGCAGTTGCGCCCGGGCTGCTCGTCGGTCCGCTTGAAACGGCCGCGTCCGCATCCGGCGACTTCCTGACGTCACCCGACAGCCAACACCTGCTGGGCACGGATGAGGTGGGACGAGATGTTCTGAATCTCGTAATTCATGGGGCCCGGATTTCTCTGACGATAGCATTGATTGCAACTGTGATCAGTCTCTTTGTCGGCTCAGCGGTGGGCATAACGTCAGGCTATTTTGGCGGGTCATTAGACTCTTGGCTGATGCGCATGACTGATTTCTTCTTCATTGTTCCTCCCTTCGTGCTGGCGCTGGTTATTGCGCCCGTGTTTGTAGAAGTCGTAGGCCGCGGCCACGAGATCCTAGGCTTCCGAACGTCTCTGTTCGTCGTGGTTGTTGTCATCGGCTTGACAAGCTGGTCCTTTATTGCTCGCGTTATTCGCAGTCAGACACTGTCTCTGCGGGAGCGGCCTTTTGTAGACCGCGCCAAGGTCGCAGGTAGCAGCAACTTCGGTATAATGGTGCGGCACATCCTGCCCAATCTCGTGCCGCAGCTCGCCGCGAATGGCGCCCTGGTTGTCGCCAATGCAATTTACATCGAGACCTCACTTTCATTTATCGGCCTTGGCGATCCACTGCAGCCTTCATGGGGCACCTTACTTGCCCTTGCTCAGCGCTCAGGAGCCGCAAGTGCTGGGGCTTGGTGGTACCTCGGCGCACCGGGTGTGTGCGTGCTCACGGTCGCGCTTGGCTTCGTCCTTCTCGGGAATGCGCTCGACGACACATTCAACCCCCGCCGGCGAGTGATCCCATGA
- a CDS encoding ABC transporter ATP-binding protein, translated as MTNISQEGIGPLLSVERLSVNYGLKGVSLPAIQDVSFELRAGEAVALVGESGSGKTTTAMAIAGLLPASARVSGGEVRYRGSRLPIDDDAAMRPHRWRETSVIFQGAMNALNPVHRIIKQIAEPCILKLGLSRDQAMARARELLELVGIPADRGVAYPHQLSGGMRQRVMIAMALACRPSIIIGDEPTTALDVINQAQILNLLVDLRSKFNLGLVLITHDLSIVSESCDRVMIMYAGRIVEEGAVSDIFAAPRHPYTRLLIDSIPNPAKGKRVLRPIPGDPPTLAKRPSGCAFHPRCPFAMPICTTEIPGPDGCEQGHVACHLHSSLTQTHKVAASV; from the coding sequence ATGACCAATATCTCGCAAGAAGGGATCGGTCCTCTGCTGTCGGTTGAAAGGCTTTCCGTCAACTATGGGCTGAAGGGCGTTTCGTTGCCCGCTATTCAGGATGTGAGTTTTGAGCTACGTGCCGGGGAGGCCGTCGCCCTCGTTGGGGAATCAGGCAGCGGCAAGACCACGACCGCCATGGCGATCGCCGGTCTGTTGCCTGCCAGCGCGCGGGTGAGCGGTGGCGAGGTGCGCTATCGAGGCTCCCGGCTGCCGATCGATGACGATGCTGCGATGCGGCCCCATCGCTGGAGGGAAACGTCAGTTATCTTCCAAGGTGCGATGAACGCACTCAACCCCGTTCATCGCATCATCAAGCAGATTGCTGAGCCATGTATACTGAAGCTTGGTCTGTCGCGGGACCAGGCAATGGCGAGGGCACGCGAATTGCTCGAGCTGGTCGGGATTCCTGCCGATCGCGGTGTCGCCTACCCACATCAGCTGTCAGGTGGGATGCGGCAAAGAGTGATGATCGCCATGGCGCTGGCATGTCGTCCGTCAATCATCATTGGCGACGAGCCGACCACCGCGCTCGATGTCATCAATCAGGCTCAGATCCTCAATCTGTTGGTCGACCTGCGATCCAAATTCAACCTTGGCCTGGTGTTGATCACGCACGACCTATCCATAGTATCTGAGTCGTGTGACCGCGTCATGATCATGTATGCGGGCCGGATCGTCGAGGAGGGCGCCGTCTCTGATATCTTCGCGGCTCCCAGGCATCCCTACACCCGCCTGCTGATCGATTCTATCCCGAACCCGGCCAAGGGAAAACGGGTTTTGCGCCCCATACCTGGTGATCCGCCTACTCTGGCGAAGCGCCCGTCAGGCTGCGCGTTCCATCCACGCTGCCCGTTTGCCATGCCGATTTGTACGACCGAAATTCCCGGACCTGATGGGTGCGAGCAAGGCCACGTCGCATGTCACCTTCACAGCTCTTTGACGCAGACGCACAAGGTAGCAGCCAGTGTATGA
- a CDS encoding ABC transporter permease: MANLAKGDRSSRRIWNIIIRAIVTLLMVAILNFVLFRIIPGDPSAMLLAGARTAVTAEQIEAQRQRWGLDRPLIPDQLLDYISATAKGDLGYSFKFRGRRVVDLLMERLPATIALVGVAQIMAIICGVMLGVFAGWRRGEVIDNIATGGSLVLYSTPSFWLGMLLVVIFSTGLGWFPGYGASSPGGNQEFLVWLPDYLRHLVLPASTIALGLMGQYVLVARAAMSDVVAEDYMVTARAKGLTSGQMLMRHAFQNAMLPVVTLVALNLGYVVAGAITVETVFAWPGIGGLTVEALNSRDYPVLQGVFLLLGASIVLANLVADLAYGLLDPRVRQ, from the coding sequence GTGGCTAACCTTGCAAAAGGAGACCGGTCCAGCCGGCGAATTTGGAATATTATCATTAGGGCGATTGTGACGCTTCTGATGGTGGCGATCCTGAATTTCGTTTTATTCAGAATCATCCCAGGCGATCCGTCCGCGATGTTGTTGGCGGGGGCGCGCACCGCTGTGACTGCAGAGCAGATCGAGGCGCAGCGCCAGCGTTGGGGCCTAGATCGCCCGCTGATACCGGACCAGTTGTTGGACTACATCTCTGCGACGGCAAAGGGCGATTTGGGTTACAGTTTCAAGTTTAGAGGCAGGCGTGTCGTCGACCTTCTCATGGAGCGGCTACCTGCCACGATAGCGCTAGTCGGCGTGGCTCAGATCATGGCAATCATATGTGGGGTCATGCTTGGGGTCTTCGCCGGGTGGCGCCGGGGAGAGGTCATCGACAATATCGCCACAGGGGGATCGTTGGTGCTTTACTCCACGCCGTCGTTCTGGCTCGGCATGCTGCTGGTGGTCATATTCAGCACGGGGCTCGGCTGGTTTCCTGGCTATGGCGCATCTTCACCCGGTGGCAACCAGGAATTTCTTGTTTGGTTGCCGGACTACTTGCGGCACCTCGTGCTTCCAGCCTCGACAATAGCCTTGGGACTAATGGGTCAATACGTGCTGGTTGCGCGTGCTGCCATGAGCGACGTCGTAGCCGAGGACTACATGGTCACAGCCCGGGCAAAGGGACTTACAAGTGGCCAGATGCTGATGCGTCATGCTTTCCAGAACGCAATGCTGCCAGTTGTAACCTTGGTGGCTCTCAATCTAGGTTATGTAGTGGCGGGTGCCATTACAGTAGAAACTGTGTTCGCGTGGCCTGGAATTGGCGGGCTGACAGTCGAGGCGCTGAATTCACGAGATTATCCAGTTCTTCAGGGGGTTTTCTTATTGCTCGGTGCATCGATTGTCCTCGCAAACCTAGTCGCAGATTTGGCTTATGGCCTACTTGACCCTCGGGTGAGACAATGA